In Streptomyces sp. NBC_00448, the following are encoded in one genomic region:
- a CDS encoding globin domain-containing protein: protein MSDTQALRDSFALVGKSGDEVPRYFYSYLFLIAPQVRPMFPVSMGQQRDRLVAALGRIVADVDDPDRLVPYVQQLGRDHRKFQVVAEHYDAVGQALLATLGYFLGEAWTPELRRGWTDAYGLVARTMFQAADADSAVNPPWWNAEVVRHEQRAFDIAVVTLRLDQPMAYAAGQSVMVETPILPSTWRSFTPANAVRADGSIELHVRSIDGGLVSPAVVYSLRQGDVLRLGAPVGDRLGLRRSQGRDLVLVAGGTGLAPLRALIEEIAWYGPPRRVDLFFGARDANGLYDMPALRQLAEAHPWLRVTPLVGADFGSFENRSLAGPVLRSGACRGRSVYVCGSPAMVSATVRDLAAGGIPHDLLHYEDAR, encoded by the coding sequence GTGAGCGATACCCAGGCGTTGCGAGACTCCTTCGCCCTGGTCGGCAAGTCCGGGGACGAGGTACCGCGGTACTTCTACTCCTACCTGTTCCTCATCGCGCCGCAGGTCCGGCCGATGTTCCCGGTGTCCATGGGCCAGCAGCGCGACCGGCTGGTCGCGGCCCTGGGCAGGATCGTCGCCGACGTGGACGATCCGGACCGCCTCGTCCCGTACGTCCAGCAACTGGGCCGCGACCACCGCAAGTTCCAGGTGGTGGCCGAGCACTACGACGCGGTGGGACAGGCCCTGCTGGCCACCCTCGGCTACTTCCTGGGCGAGGCGTGGACCCCGGAGTTGCGGCGTGGCTGGACCGACGCCTACGGGCTCGTGGCCCGCACCATGTTCCAGGCCGCCGATGCCGACAGCGCGGTGAACCCGCCGTGGTGGAACGCCGAGGTGGTGCGGCACGAGCAACGCGCCTTCGACATCGCGGTCGTCACCCTGCGGTTGGACCAGCCGATGGCGTACGCCGCCGGTCAGTCCGTGATGGTGGAGACCCCGATACTGCCGAGCACCTGGCGGTCCTTCACCCCGGCCAACGCGGTGCGCGCCGACGGCAGCATCGAGTTGCACGTGCGCTCCATCGACGGGGGGCTGGTCAGTCCGGCCGTGGTCTACTCGCTGCGGCAGGGCGACGTGCTGCGCCTCGGGGCCCCGGTCGGTGACCGGCTCGGGCTGCGGCGGTCGCAGGGCCGGGACCTGGTGCTGGTCGCCGGCGGTACCGGGCTGGCCCCGCTGCGCGCCCTGATCGAGGAGATCGCCTGGTACGGCCCGCCGCGCCGGGTGGACCTGTTCTTCGGGGCGCGCGACGCGAACGGCCTGTACGACATGCCCGCGCTGCGGCAACTGGCCGAAGCCCATCCGTGGTTGCGCGTCACCCCGCTGGTCGGCGCGGACTTCGGCAGCTTCGAGAACCGCAGCCTGGCCGGTCCCGTCCTGCGCTCTGGGGCCTGCCGCGGGCGCTCGGTGTACGTCTGCGGCTCGCCGGCGATGGTCTCCGCGACGGTGCGCGATCTGGCGGCCGGCGGCATCCCCCACGACCTGCTGCACTACGAAGACGCTCGGTGA
- the fabG gene encoding 3-oxoacyl-[acyl-carrier-protein] reductase, with product MSRSVLVTGGNRGIGLAIARVFVDAGDKVAITYRSGEPPAELVESGVLAVRCDITDSEQVEQAYKEIEEKHGTVEVLVANAGITRDQLLMRMSEEDFTTVLDTNLTGTFRVVKRANRGMLRAKKGRVVLISSVVGLLGSGGQANYAASKAGLVGFARSLARELGSRNLTFNVVAPGFVDTDMTRALSDEQRSGIVAQVPLGRYGRPEEIAATVRFLASDDASYITGAVIPVDGGLGMGH from the coding sequence TTGAGCCGCTCGGTTCTCGTCACCGGAGGAAACCGGGGCATCGGCCTCGCCATCGCCCGGGTCTTCGTCGACGCGGGCGACAAGGTCGCCATCACGTACCGCTCGGGTGAACCGCCTGCGGAACTGGTCGAGTCGGGCGTGCTCGCGGTGCGCTGCGACATCACCGACAGTGAGCAGGTGGAGCAGGCGTACAAGGAGATCGAGGAGAAGCACGGCACCGTGGAGGTGCTGGTCGCCAACGCGGGCATCACCCGCGACCAGCTCCTGATGCGGATGTCCGAGGAGGACTTCACCACGGTCCTCGACACCAACCTCACCGGCACCTTCCGCGTGGTCAAGCGCGCCAACCGCGGCATGCTGCGGGCCAAGAAGGGCCGGGTCGTGCTGATCTCGTCCGTGGTGGGTCTGCTCGGCAGCGGCGGACAGGCCAACTACGCCGCGTCCAAGGCCGGCCTGGTGGGCTTCGCCCGCTCGCTCGCGCGTGAACTGGGCTCGCGCAACCTCACGTTCAACGTCGTCGCCCCCGGCTTCGTCGACACCGACATGACCCGGGCGCTCTCCGACGAGCAGCGGTCCGGGATCGTCGCCCAGGTGCCGCTCGGCCGGTACGGCCGGCCCGAGGAGATCGCCGCCACCGTGCGCTTCCTCGCCTCGGACGACGCCTCGTACATCACTGGAGCCGTCATCCCGGTTGACGGCGGATTGGGCATGGGTCACTGA
- a CDS encoding DivIVA domain-containing protein, translating into MTPETLRSMTFPRAPLTRRGYHEEAVHDALRRCAAELTALAQENDRLRTDMQRHRDWIRANNISDGTNLTGVPTVDAVLQQARAQQSAEQTVVAARDQARTMVRAARVQAEAILQQIREQDGKSSGADQEETERLISYLRQIAQSLTVTVDQYATKHTSTDLPAGTGPHGT; encoded by the coding sequence GTGACGCCCGAGACGCTGCGCTCGATGACGTTCCCCCGCGCCCCCCTGACCCGTCGCGGCTACCACGAGGAGGCGGTGCACGACGCGCTGCGCCGCTGCGCGGCGGAACTGACCGCGCTGGCACAGGAGAACGACCGGCTGCGGACGGACATGCAGCGCCACCGGGACTGGATACGGGCGAACAACATCAGCGACGGCACCAACCTCACCGGTGTGCCGACCGTGGACGCGGTCCTGCAGCAGGCCCGCGCCCAGCAGTCGGCCGAGCAGACCGTCGTCGCGGCCCGCGATCAGGCGCGCACCATGGTGCGCGCCGCCCGGGTGCAGGCCGAGGCGATCCTGCAGCAGATCCGGGAGCAGGACGGCAAGTCGAGCGGCGCCGACCAGGAGGAGACCGAGCGGCTCATCTCCTACCTGCGGCAGATCGCGCAGTCGCTGACCGTCACCGTGGACCAGTACGCCACGAAGCACACCTCCACCGACCTGCCGGCCGGCACCGGCCCGCACGGCACCTGA